Proteins from a single region of Oscillatoria sp. FACHB-1406:
- a CDS encoding beta-ketoacyl-ACP synthase → MTGIGLNSCLGSLRESWRRLLAAESGIQFHQPFPELPPYPLGLIGAKPATFLSLVEDCAIAALADAGLQSPLPDCGVVVASSRSFQAQWEEWRRGEEKARENWLELLPHCGAIAAAGIVGSRGPVFAPMAACASGIWAIARAFELIQMGECDRVLAGAAEAPISPLTLAGFQKMGAMARTGCYPFDKHREGLVLGEGAALFLLESAEAAIARNAKIYGQVLGVGLTADGYHVSAPEMQSRSAAIAIKQCLERSGLQPAEIDYIHAHGTSTLLNDRNEAELIQALFSHPVAVSSTKGATGHTLGASGAIGMAFCLLALTEQILPPCVGLKTSEFNLNLVRESRKTCLKNLLCLSFGFGGQNAVLALSLPV, encoded by the coding sequence GTGACGGGAATCGGCTTAAATTCTTGTTTGGGTTCGCTGCGGGAAAGCTGGCGGCGTTTATTAGCCGCAGAGTCGGGAATTCAGTTTCATCAACCGTTTCCGGAACTGCCGCCCTATCCTTTGGGACTTATCGGGGCGAAACCGGCGACTTTTTTGTCGTTGGTGGAGGATTGCGCGATCGCGGCGTTGGCAGATGCGGGGTTGCAGTCGCCTTTACCCGATTGTGGCGTTGTCGTTGCTTCGAGTCGCAGTTTTCAGGCGCAATGGGAAGAATGGCGGCGTGGGGAGGAGAAAGCGAGGGAAAATTGGCTGGAGTTGCTGCCCCATTGCGGCGCGATCGCGGCGGCTGGGATTGTCGGTTCGAGGGGGCCTGTGTTTGCGCCGATGGCGGCTTGTGCGAGCGGAATTTGGGCGATCGCGCGCGCTTTTGAACTTATCCAAATGGGAGAGTGCGATCGCGTCCTCGCCGGAGCCGCAGAAGCGCCCATAAGCCCCCTTACGCTCGCTGGATTTCAAAAAATGGGTGCAATGGCTCGAACGGGCTGCTATCCCTTCGATAAGCACCGCGAGGGGCTGGTTTTGGGGGAGGGTGCAGCCCTGTTTTTATTGGAATCTGCGGAGGCGGCGATCGCGCGTAACGCTAAGATTTACGGGCAAGTTTTAGGGGTGGGTTTAACCGCCGATGGGTATCACGTTAGCGCGCCAGAAATGCAAAGTCGCAGTGCCGCGATCGCGATTAAACAGTGTTTGGAACGCAGCGGTTTGCAACCCGCAGAAATCGACTACATTCACGCCCACGGAACCAGCACGCTGTTAAACGATCGCAACGAAGCCGAGTTAATTCAAGCTTTATTTTCTCATCCCGTTGCCGTCAGTTCGACTAAAGGAGCGACGGGACATACATTAGGCGCATCCGGCGCGATCGGAATGGCTTTTTGTTTGCTGGCTTTAACGGAACAAATCTTACCCCCATGTGTGGGCTTAAAAACATCTGAATTTAACTTAAACTTGGTTCGAGAATCGCGGAAAACTTGCCTCAAAAATCTTCTTTGTTTGAGTTTTGGGTTTGGCGGACAAAATGCTGTATTGGCATTAAGCTTGCCGGTCTAG
- a CDS encoding RecQ family ATP-dependent DNA helicase translates to MQPSTSSEEWERVKATFQKIWGYADFRPPQGEIVRAILAGKDALIVLPTGGGKSICFQLPALLKTGLTLVVSPLVALMENQVQELRDRNLPAALLHSEVPKLQRRQTLDAIAKQTLRLLYLSPETLLSPPVWERLSQPQVKINALILDEAHCLVQWGDTFRPAYRRLGAVRPALLKGKPEGEKIAIAAFTATADPRAQTIIRNTLQLHNPQPFLLSPYRRNLNLKVQVIWTPRGRRQEMLKFIKNKGKQAGLVYVRSRKDSEELAAWFQTLSYQTAAYHAGLSGEERRKIEGDWLSGKTQFVVCTCAFGMGINKPDVRWIVHFQAPCLLSEYIQEVGRGGRDGKPADALTLMSEPSGFLNPEDKQRNQFFSDRAQQQYQQAREVAKKLPPSGEIAAISRQIRGGDIALSLLHSAGRVIWSDPFHYRQIKSSSAQNLNELSKQQQKAQTQMQDYLITRKCRWQFLLEAFGLVREATGLKCGHCDNCNSR, encoded by the coding sequence GTGCAGCCATCTACATCATCCGAAGAATGGGAACGAGTCAAAGCCACATTCCAGAAGATTTGGGGTTATGCTGATTTTCGTCCGCCCCAAGGTGAAATTGTTCGCGCAATTTTAGCGGGAAAAGATGCGTTAATCGTGCTGCCGACGGGGGGCGGAAAATCGATTTGCTTTCAGTTACCCGCGCTGCTGAAAACGGGGTTAACGTTGGTGGTTTCGCCGTTGGTGGCGTTGATGGAAAATCAGGTGCAAGAATTGCGCGATCGCAACCTTCCGGCGGCACTACTGCATAGCGAAGTTCCCAAATTACAACGCCGTCAAACCTTAGACGCGATCGCGAAACAAACCCTTCGCTTACTCTACCTTTCTCCGGAAACGTTATTAAGTCCTCCCGTTTGGGAAAGACTCTCGCAACCGCAAGTTAAAATTAACGCTTTAATCCTTGATGAAGCCCACTGTTTGGTACAATGGGGCGATACCTTTCGACCGGCTTATCGACGTTTAGGGGCAGTGCGTCCGGCGTTATTAAAAGGGAAACCCGAGGGCGAAAAAATCGCGATCGCAGCCTTCACCGCTACCGCCGATCCTCGCGCCCAAACTATTATTCGCAACACCCTCCAACTCCACAACCCCCAGCCCTTTCTCCTCAGTCCCTATCGCCGCAATCTCAACCTGAAAGTACAAGTGATTTGGACTCCGAGGGGGCGACGACAGGAGATGTTAAAGTTTATTAAAAACAAAGGCAAACAAGCCGGTTTGGTGTATGTGCGATCGCGCAAAGATAGCGAAGAATTAGCTGCCTGGTTTCAAACGTTAAGCTATCAAACCGCTGCCTATCACGCCGGATTGAGTGGAGAAGAACGGCGTAAAATTGAAGGAGATTGGTTGAGCGGAAAAACGCAATTTGTCGTCTGTACTTGCGCCTTTGGCATGGGAATTAATAAACCCGACGTGCGCTGGATCGTTCATTTCCAAGCGCCCTGTTTGCTCTCAGAATACATTCAAGAAGTCGGGCGCGGCGGGCGGGATGGAAAACCCGCCGATGCGTTAACCTTAATGAGCGAACCGAGTGGATTTTTAAACCCAGAAGATAAACAGCGCAACCAATTTTTTAGCGATCGCGCCCAACAACAATACCAACAAGCGCGAGAAGTAGCTAAAAAGTTACCCCCCTCCGGAGAAATTGCCGCAATTTCCCGACAGATTCGCGGCGGCGATATTGCCCTTTCTTTACTCCACAGCGCCGGTCGAGTTATCTGGTCGGATCCGTTCCATTATCGCCAAATTAAAAGCAGTTCGGCGCAAAACTTAAACGAATTGAGCAAGCAACAACAAAAAGCTCAAACACAAATGCAAGACTATTTAATAACCCGCAAATGTCGCTGGCAATTTCTCTTGGAAGCCTTTGGACTTGTTCGCGAAGCAACGGGGTTGAAATGCGGTCATTGCGATAATTGCAATTCCAGATAA
- a CDS encoding PEP-CTERM sorting domain-containing protein yields MKTLQTLTFLAVSLGLSATGAQAASLVATYGFNDTLAANEASAPALISIDPLGLNGFETASVNGKSQRVFRWSGDGSSPTLNAGLSLDTTGLIDYSNYSVEMTFEFKSRAAYGGGWRRVMDTQNRQSDNGFYVSPNNALQVYPVVTGSTTFTTPGFHNVVLTNFVVDGVREVKAYLDGNLELVSNTDQLNLNNPNNPGHLLHFFVDNLRGPAQLEFADGRIASLRLYNGIIKPSDPSSVSVPETGWASSLIVFGLGSLALLRRKVG; encoded by the coding sequence ATGAAAACTCTACAAACACTGACCTTCTTGGCAGTATCACTTGGATTGTCAGCAACTGGAGCACAAGCAGCATCATTGGTTGCTACCTATGGTTTCAATGACACACTTGCTGCCAATGAAGCATCAGCGCCTGCCTTAATCTCCATCGATCCGCTAGGTCTAAATGGCTTTGAAACCGCATCGGTTAATGGGAAGAGCCAACGAGTGTTCAGATGGTCGGGAGATGGAAGTAGTCCAACTTTGAATGCCGGATTGTCACTTGACACGACTGGACTCATAGATTACAGCAATTACTCGGTCGAAATGACCTTTGAGTTTAAGTCTCGGGCTGCCTATGGCGGTGGCTGGCGTCGAGTCATGGACACTCAGAATCGTCAATCTGACAACGGCTTCTATGTATCTCCTAATAACGCTTTGCAAGTCTACCCTGTTGTGACGGGTTCTACTACCTTTACAACGCCGGGATTTCACAATGTTGTATTGACAAATTTTGTAGTGGATGGAGTTCGGGAAGTCAAAGCTTATTTAGACGGAAACTTGGAGCTTGTCTCAAATACAGACCAATTGAACCTGAATAACCCTAACAACCCCGGGCATTTATTGCATTTTTTTGTTGACAATCTTCGCGGTCCGGCGCAATTAGAATTTGCAGACGGTCGCATCGCATCCTTGCGACTGTATAATGGTATTATTAAACCTTCTGACCCCTCTTCTGTATCTGTCCCCGAAACAGGATGGGCTTCATCGCTGATAGTTTTCGGTCTTGGTTCGCTCGCATTGTTGCGTCGAAAAGTGGGTTAA
- the topA gene encoding type I DNA topoisomerase: MPTLVIVESPTKARTIRNYLPSSYRVEASMGHVRDLPSSADEIPAQHKGKEWSQLGVNVSENFEPIYVVPKKKKQVVKELKEALKVADELILATDEDREGESISWHLAQVLNPKIPTKRMVFHEITREAIQQALKDCRTIDENLVRAQETRRILDRLVGYTLSPLLWKKISYGLSAGRVQSVAVRLLVQRERERRLFKSGGYWDLKATLEQDKNPFEAKLVALAGQKLATGSDFDPNTGKIIKGRKVVLLNEQDAIALKDRIADKTWTVTNTEERPTVRKPAPPFTTSTLQQEANRKLGLSAKDTMRVAQKLYEEGYITYMRTDSVHLSAQAIAAARACVEEKYGKEYLSPKPKQYTTKSKGAQEAHEAIRPAGERFRIPQETGLGGREFSLYSLIWKRTVACQMADARLTQFTVNIDVEDASFRATGKRIDFPGFFRAYVEGSDDPEAALEDKDAILPPLKVGDTPECVDLEALKHETQPPARYSEASLVKTLENEGIGRPSTYASIIATIIDRGYAQMRNKTLIPTFTAFAVTSLLEEHFPDLVDTRFTSKMEQTLDDIATGEVKWLPYLEKFYSGEQGLETQIKVRETQIEPSAAKAIALENLPGKVKIGKFGPYIEVQKGEETLTASIPPDLTPADLNPEQVDILLRQKIDGPDKLGLHPETGEPIFVLIGNYGPYVQLGEKTDDNPKPKRASLPKGVKPEDATLEMAVGLLALPRLLGQHPATGAKVQASLGRFGPYVVHDQGKEGKDYRSIKAPDDPLTITLERALELLAQPKVGRGGRSKTQTPLRELGAHPADSEPVNIYQGPYGIYIKHGKVNVGIPEGETVESISLEKAVELLSAKAATKKSTTKKKTTTTKKSTTRKKATTAEESTTKKKTTTTKKTTSKSKKSSVSDG, encoded by the coding sequence ATGCCAACGCTCGTTATCGTTGAATCTCCCACTAAAGCTCGTACAATTCGTAACTACCTTCCTTCGAGCTATCGCGTCGAAGCCTCGATGGGTCACGTGCGCGACTTACCCTCCTCAGCCGACGAAATTCCCGCTCAGCATAAAGGAAAAGAGTGGTCTCAGTTGGGGGTAAACGTCAGCGAAAATTTTGAGCCGATTTACGTCGTCCCGAAAAAAAAGAAACAGGTTGTCAAAGAACTCAAAGAAGCCCTCAAAGTCGCAGACGAGCTAATTCTCGCCACAGACGAAGATCGCGAAGGAGAAAGCATTAGTTGGCATCTGGCGCAGGTTCTCAATCCAAAAATTCCCACCAAGCGGATGGTATTTCACGAGATCACGCGCGAAGCGATTCAGCAGGCTCTTAAGGATTGTCGCACGATTGATGAAAACCTCGTGCGCGCCCAAGAAACGCGCCGCATCCTCGATCGCCTCGTCGGTTACACCCTCTCGCCTTTACTGTGGAAAAAGATTTCCTACGGACTCTCCGCCGGACGAGTTCAATCCGTCGCCGTGCGCTTGTTAGTGCAGCGGGAACGAGAACGGCGCTTGTTTAAATCGGGGGGATATTGGGATTTAAAGGCTACCTTAGAGCAGGATAAAAATCCCTTTGAGGCGAAATTAGTGGCTTTAGCGGGGCAAAAACTGGCAACCGGGAGCGATTTCGATCCTAACACTGGGAAGATTATTAAAGGGCGTAAAGTCGTGTTGCTGAACGAGCAGGACGCGATCGCGCTCAAAGACCGCATCGCCGATAAAACCTGGACGGTGACGAATACCGAAGAACGCCCCACCGTTCGCAAGCCCGCACCGCCCTTCACCACCTCCACCCTGCAACAAGAAGCCAACCGCAAACTCGGTCTTTCTGCCAAAGATACAATGCGTGTCGCCCAAAAACTCTACGAAGAGGGCTACATTACCTATATGCGAACCGACTCGGTGCATCTGTCCGCTCAAGCGATCGCGGCAGCCCGAGCTTGCGTTGAAGAAAAATACGGCAAAGAGTACCTCTCCCCTAAACCCAAACAATACACCACCAAAAGCAAAGGCGCGCAAGAAGCCCACGAAGCCATCCGTCCGGCGGGCGAACGCTTCCGCATCCCCCAAGAAACCGGACTGGGCGGCCGCGAATTCTCCCTCTACTCCCTCATTTGGAAACGTACCGTTGCCTGCCAAATGGCAGACGCGCGCCTAACCCAATTCACCGTCAACATTGATGTTGAAGATGCCAGTTTCCGCGCCACCGGCAAACGCATCGACTTTCCCGGATTCTTCCGCGCCTACGTCGAAGGCAGCGACGACCCCGAAGCCGCCCTCGAAGATAAAGATGCCATCTTGCCGCCCCTCAAAGTCGGCGATACGCCCGAATGCGTCGATCTTGAAGCCCTAAAGCACGAAACCCAGCCGCCCGCGCGCTATAGCGAAGCATCCCTGGTGAAAACGCTGGAAAATGAAGGCATCGGTCGCCCCAGTACCTACGCCAGCATCATCGCCACGATTATCGATCGCGGTTACGCCCAGATGCGGAATAAAACCCTGATTCCTACTTTCACCGCCTTTGCCGTCACTTCCCTACTCGAAGAACATTTCCCCGATCTCGTCGATACTCGGTTCACCTCGAAAATGGAACAAACCCTTGATGACATCGCGACGGGAGAAGTAAAATGGCTGCCCTATTTAGAGAAATTCTACTCCGGGGAACAGGGCCTAGAAACGCAAATTAAAGTCCGAGAAACGCAAATCGAACCGAGTGCGGCTAAAGCGATCGCGCTCGAAAACCTCCCCGGTAAAGTTAAGATCGGTAAATTCGGCCCTTACATCGAAGTCCAAAAAGGCGAAGAAACCCTCACCGCTTCCATTCCCCCCGACTTAACCCCCGCCGACCTCAACCCCGAACAAGTAGACATACTCCTGCGCCAAAAAATCGACGGCCCCGACAAACTCGGACTCCACCCCGAAACCGGCGAACCCATCTTCGTTTTAATCGGCAACTATGGCCCTTACGTCCAACTCGGCGAGAAAACCGACGATAACCCCAAACCCAAACGCGCTTCCCTCCCTAAAGGCGTGAAACCGGAGGATGCAACCTTAGAAATGGCAGTCGGTTTGCTCGCTTTGCCGCGCCTATTGGGGCAGCATCCCGCCACCGGCGCAAAAGTCCAAGCCAGCCTCGGACGCTTTGGCCCCTACGTCGTCCACGACCAAGGCAAAGAAGGAAAGGATTACCGCTCGATTAAAGCCCCCGACGACCCCTTGACAATTACCCTGGAACGTGCATTAGAGTTGCTTGCCCAACCGAAAGTCGGTCGCGGCGGTCGCAGCAAAACTCAAACTCCGCTGCGAGAATTGGGAGCGCATCCGGCGGACAGCGAACCTGTGAATATTTACCAAGGGCCTTACGGTATTTATATTAAGCACGGTAAAGTTAACGTCGGCATTCCCGAAGGCGAAACGGTTGAAAGTATTAGCTTAGAAAAAGCAGTAGAACTGCTGTCGGCAAAAGCTGCAACGAAGAAATCAACGACGAAAAAGAAGACAACTACAACGAAGAAATCAACGACGAGAAAGAAGGCGACAACTGCCGAGGAGTCAACAACGAAAAAGAAGACAACTACAACGAAAAAAACGACTTCTAAGAGTAAGAAGTCGAGTGTTAGTGATGGTTGA
- a CDS encoding M67 family metallopeptidase, with protein MVLIATVQQLQLLCDRAEATYPEECCGLLLGTISGEIKTVREVVPTENSWDGDAAAAFGEALGLSARATGKERSFAIAPQILLQVQKQARDRHLNIIGIYHSHPDAPAIPSQFDRAIAWPQYSYPIISVLAGKAENLFSWTLDNEGNFQAEAIHINVVLER; from the coding sequence ATGGTACTTATTGCTACAGTACAACAACTGCAACTCCTGTGCGATCGCGCCGAAGCTACTTACCCGGAAGAGTGCTGCGGTTTGTTGCTCGGTACGATTTCTGGCGAGATTAAAACGGTGCGAGAGGTGGTTCCAACGGAAAATAGCTGGGACGGGGACGCAGCAGCAGCGTTTGGCGAAGCGCTAGGGTTATCCGCGCGCGCGACGGGGAAAGAGCGAAGTTTTGCCATTGCACCCCAAATTTTACTGCAAGTGCAAAAACAAGCGCGCGATCGCCACCTTAATATTATCGGCATTTACCATTCTCATCCCGACGCTCCCGCCATCCCCTCGCAATTCGATCGCGCGATCGCATGGCCCCAATACTCCTACCCTATCATTTCCGTCCTCGCAGGCAAAGCCGAAAATCTTTTCAGTTGGACGCTCGATAATGAAGGAAATTTTCAAGCCGAAGCCATCCACATCAATGTTGTATTAGAGCGTTAA
- a CDS encoding ATP-binding protein: MSSNPPSVQLLRQQAASLLLYQSVFSGEVGATFLQLLQALQSGDVLGKIEAYGRWFRGLAARDRSWSDYLIEQILQDDNPFSQQAQRLPFDRLPPALVQAARHDLQALQLLSRCGGKQLAEWVQALAWVRDSEDETLLHGCENWADAIADLASHYARCGTGIFARYRVFRWHQGEFIGIASPDPVQWSELVGYELQKADLARNTEFLLAGTPALHVLLYGSRGSGKSSLVKALANKYTQQGLRLIEVNQAQLAELPEIVEQLRDLPQKFVIFVDDLSFEEDNAVFKALKVVLEGSTTARAQNVVVYATSNRRHLVREYFSDRPRPSDGDEVHAWDTLQEKLSFSDRFGLTLTFEPANQDTYLVIVRHLAARSRLDLPTEELEFRAKQWATRHNGRSGRTARQFVDFLQSELASKREKQNS, translated from the coding sequence ATGTCGTCCAATCCTCCTTCCGTTCAACTTCTGCGCCAGCAAGCTGCATCGTTATTGCTGTATCAATCCGTCTTTTCCGGTGAAGTCGGGGCAACCTTTCTCCAGTTACTGCAAGCCCTACAGAGTGGCGACGTACTCGGTAAAATCGAAGCTTACGGGCGTTGGTTTCGGGGCTTAGCAGCGCGCGATCGCAGTTGGTCGGATTATCTCATCGAACAAATTTTACAGGACGATAACCCTTTTTCCCAACAAGCACAACGCCTTCCTTTCGATCGCCTACCGCCCGCCCTCGTGCAAGCTGCCCGCCACGATTTGCAAGCGCTGCAACTCCTTTCTCGCTGCGGGGGCAAACAATTAGCAGAATGGGTGCAAGCGCTGGCGTGGGTTCGCGACAGCGAGGACGAAACGCTGTTGCACGGGTGCGAAAATTGGGCAGATGCGATCGCCGATTTAGCCAGCCATTACGCGCGCTGCGGAACCGGGATTTTCGCCCGCTATCGCGTCTTCCGCTGGCATCAAGGCGAATTCATCGGCATTGCCTCCCCCGACCCCGTACAATGGTCGGAATTAGTCGGTTACGAACTGCAAAAAGCCGATCTCGCGCGCAATACCGAATTTCTGCTGGCGGGAACGCCCGCTTTGCACGTCCTGCTTTATGGCAGTCGCGGTTCGGGAAAATCCTCCCTCGTTAAAGCGCTTGCCAACAAATATACTCAGCAAGGACTGCGACTGATTGAAGTCAATCAAGCCCAGTTAGCCGAACTCCCGGAAATTGTGGAACAGTTGCGCGATTTGCCGCAAAAATTTGTTATTTTCGTGGACGATCTTTCGTTTGAAGAAGATAATGCCGTTTTTAAAGCCTTAAAAGTTGTATTAGAAGGTAGCACCACCGCTCGGGCGCAAAACGTCGTCGTCTATGCGACTTCTAATCGACGGCATCTGGTGCGAGAATATTTTAGCGATCGCCCCCGCCCTAGTGATGGCGATGAAGTTCACGCTTGGGATACACTACAAGAGAAACTCTCCTTTAGCGATCGCTTCGGTTTAACTCTTACCTTTGAACCCGCTAACCAGGATACCTACCTTGTTATTGTCCGCCACCTTGCCGCGCGATCGCGTCTCGACTTACCGACAGAAGAGTTGGAATTTCGCGCCAAACAGTGGGCAACTCGCCATAACGGACGTTCCGGGCGTACCGCGCGGCAGTTCGTCGATTTCCTGCAAAGCGAATTGGCATCAAAACGCGAGAAACAAAATTCTTAA
- a CDS encoding tellurite resistance TerB C-terminal domain-containing protein, with product MKFFRFTIVIGVVIFIVSFGVTIAIARNSQLAFLSASLSVIASYIGGTFFYKRRLLEQRTLRNSLYNQIEELEQEEEQLYHSLYEATATQQNLEAHIHALQYESERLRLRVAELHNQRSLLHESLVQLKKEHQEQVEPLHQLQKQIQFLEQRQTQVKHSLEIKTTEVQQAETRLGALKLEIETLQNQLNNRSKQEEEIGDRTFLLERKRQELEQQVRQLQERLQNGTAVATQESADEAKESNIPAQLTPLLPKEWFDLLTFIDGLSDLEKETFEAIIDRDEQRLKEIADRHTTMPEVLIESLNESALSILGDTLLMGGNGSLIPEFHEEYSNFLKQPVQLHFKEFLSVSQHQTEESKTINY from the coding sequence ATGAAATTCTTTCGTTTTACGATCGTCATTGGGGTTGTAATCTTTATTGTCAGTTTTGGCGTGACAATCGCGATCGCGCGAAACTCCCAGCTAGCCTTCCTCAGCGCCAGTCTCAGCGTCATCGCCAGCTACATCGGCGGCACGTTCTTCTACAAACGTCGCCTCCTCGAACAGCGCACCCTTCGCAACTCCCTCTACAATCAAATCGAAGAACTCGAGCAAGAAGAAGAACAACTCTATCATTCCCTCTACGAAGCCACCGCCACCCAACAAAACCTCGAAGCCCACATTCACGCCCTTCAATACGAATCGGAACGGTTGCGGTTGCGCGTCGCCGAACTCCACAACCAGCGCAGCTTACTGCACGAAAGTTTAGTTCAACTCAAAAAAGAACACCAAGAACAAGTTGAACCCCTACACCAACTCCAAAAACAGATTCAATTCCTCGAACAACGCCAAACTCAAGTTAAACATTCCCTCGAAATTAAAACCACCGAAGTTCAACAAGCTGAAACAAGACTCGGTGCCTTGAAACTCGAAATTGAAACCTTACAAAATCAACTCAACAATCGCAGCAAGCAAGAAGAAGAAATCGGCGATCGCACATTTCTGCTCGAACGCAAGCGCCAAGAACTCGAACAACAAGTTCGACAACTTCAAGAACGGCTCCAAAATGGAACGGCAGTAGCAACTCAAGAAAGCGCCGATGAAGCGAAAGAAAGTAACATTCCCGCCCAACTAACACCCCTCCTCCCCAAAGAATGGTTTGACTTACTGACCTTTATCGACGGATTGAGCGATCTAGAAAAAGAAACCTTTGAAGCCATTATCGATCGCGACGAACAACGCCTTAAAGAAATTGCCGATCGCCACACCACCATGCCCGAAGTCCTCATCGAATCCCTCAACGAATCCGCACTCAGCATCTTAGGCGATACGCTTTTAATGGGCGGTAATGGCTCCCTAATTCCCGAATTTCACGAAGAATACTCGAACTTCCTGAAACAGCCCGTGCAACTCCACTTCAAGGAATTTTTATCCGTTTCCCAGCATCAAACTGAAGAGAGCAAGACAATTAATTATTAA
- a CDS encoding PEP-CTERM sorting domain-containing protein — translation MAISITLEKLFIVPAGAAIIALGNAGALQAAVLTFDDVSNTSSADFINSNYGEFNWNNFGVVNRILHPGSGYDRGTVSGNYTAFNAFADPASLSSLNLFDFNGAYLTAAWNNGLSVVVEGLKNGISLYSKTVVVDTTSPTWFDFNFFGVDQLKFSSYGGTNPGNLGGAGTHFAMDNFTFNEKKSVPEPASTLGLLALGAMGAGSMLKRQRK, via the coding sequence ATGGCTATTTCAATCACGCTCGAAAAGTTATTTATCGTTCCTGCTGGAGCAGCAATTATAGCGTTGGGAAATGCTGGAGCGTTACAGGCAGCGGTCTTAACATTTGATGATGTTTCTAACACAAGCAGCGCTGATTTCATTAATAGCAACTATGGTGAATTCAACTGGAACAACTTCGGGGTAGTCAACCGTATTCTTCATCCTGGAAGTGGTTACGACCGAGGAACTGTTTCAGGAAACTACACGGCATTTAATGCTTTCGCAGACCCTGCTTCCCTATCAAGCCTTAATCTTTTTGATTTTAATGGTGCTTATCTAACAGCCGCTTGGAATAATGGTCTTTCTGTGGTCGTTGAAGGTTTAAAGAATGGAATTTCTCTGTATTCAAAGACCGTAGTTGTCGATACGACAAGTCCAACTTGGTTTGATTTTAATTTCTTTGGGGTTGACCAATTAAAGTTTAGTTCTTACGGCGGAACTAATCCAGGAAATCTCGGAGGCGCTGGTACGCATTTCGCGATGGATAACTTTACCTTCAACGAGAAAAAATCTGTCCCCGAACCTGCTTCCACTTTAGGCTTGCTAGCATTGGGTGCAATGGGAGCCGGTTCGATGCTCAAGCGCCAACGGAAATAG